The Lolium rigidum isolate FL_2022 chromosome 1, APGP_CSIRO_Lrig_0.1, whole genome shotgun sequence region ccgcgctgttgagggacttgcttggtgttccggacttcacagcagcggtatgaaattgtattgctgttgttaggcccgagatactgtagcgggacttttgtttcttagttttcttttcctttttttggctgtgtgcatccgtagtgccattagggtggtgcgttgttgcagaggctgggtgtaattggtatctttttgatattaatatattccctttatcgaaaaaaaacatcTGTTATAACATGGATTGGTGACTGCCCCACCGCCAACTCAATATCTATTGTTACTATCTGGCATAAGAAACCAGCTAGCTAGCAGTGCATTATTGAAGATCATATATTTGCAATATTAAAATAACCTGCTTCGGTGCTTTAGATCCCTTATGGcttatggtcatattattttgtaTGCTTGCAAGTGCATGTGCATGCAAATTATCGACAAAACCTGTCAGAAATGCTGCAAGCACAAATATATTCAGTCTATAGACTCCAATATTTCCTCTACCAAATAAGTTTCTAATTATCTTTGTTTTTTCAAAACATATCTAATAGTTTTCCTTGTGAACGTTTCAGGCGAAGTTAATGACTGGATGGTTTCTGAAGATTGGCAACCAAAAGGGCTCATCTTTCACACGCATGAAAGCATGCAGCAAACGTTGCAGCTCTTCGTTATGCTTCATTCTGCTGTGGATGCTTGTGCTACCCAATCTCTGGATAACATGCAGCGGAAGTATTCAGAAAAATGTTCTCCTACCAGGGTTCAGTGCCTCGGAAATGGGTTACATTGATAACAATGGAATTTTTCTGCTCTCGAATGGCTCAGTGTTTGGCTTTGGTTTTGTCACCAGCAGTGTGTCAGAGAGCACATCCTACCTTCTTGCGGTGGTGCACCTGGGTAGCACTACTGTCGTCTGGACTGCCAATGCTAACTCTCCGGTTTCTCATTCAGATAGCTTTGAGTTCGACAAGGATGGCAATGCCTACCTGCAGTCTGCAGGCTCCACCGTCTGGACTGCCAATGTCTCTGGCAAAGGCGCCTCTATGCAGCTATTGGACTCTGGCAATCTTGTTGTGCTCGGCAATGATAACTCTTCTCCTCTGTGGCAGAGTTTCAACTATCCAACAAACACACTTCTGTCTGGCCAGAGCTTCACTGAAGGGATGACCCTTGTCAGTCAGTCCACCAGACAGAACATGTCATATACACTTCAAATCAAATCCGGGGACATGATGCTGTACGCAGGCTTCCAGAACCCCCAACAGTACTGGTCTGCGTGGCAGGATAGTCAGTTGATTGTTAACAAGAATGGTGACATCTACTCCGCAAGCCTCAATTCAACTTCTTGGCACTTCTATGATCAGTCAGGGTCTCTTCTATCACAGCTCCTCATGCCACAGCAGGGTGTCGCCAACACCACGTTTGCTGCTGTCCTCGGTGGTGATGGATCGATTGCCTTCTATATGCTGCAGAGTGGGAGTGGCAAGACTACTCTTCCAAAAGCAATCCCGCAGGACTCATGTGACATGCCAACCCAGTGCAAACCGTACTCCATTTGCAATAGTGGGACAGGATGTCAGTGCCCTTCAGCTCTTGGCTCCTTTTCAAATTGCGACCCAGGTCTCATATCACCATGTAAGTCAAAAGAGATATTTCAGCTAGCTCAACTGGACAGCGGGGTTGGGTATGTCGGTACTAGCTTCACCTCACCTGTGGCTAAGACGAATATCACAGGTTGCAAGAATAGTTGCATGGGCAATTGTTCATGCATTGCAATGTTCTTTGACCAGAAATCAGGCAATTGCTTCCTTTTTAGCCAGATTGGTAGCTTGCAGCAGAGTGGAAATGAAACTGATTTTGCATCTTTCATCAAGGTTTCTAGCAGTGGCTCAGGGCGAAGTGGGGATGGCAGTGGAATACACACTGTCATTATTGTTGTCATTATAGTTGGAACTTTGGCTGTCATAGGGGTCCTTGTTTATGCTGGTTTCTTCATTTATAGGAGGAGGAGGTATCCTTCATTTGCACAAGATGAGGCTGGTTCATCGGAAGACGATGGATATCTGCAGACGATATCTGGAGCACCAGTGCGGTTCACTTACAGGGAGCTCCAAGATGCAACAAACAACTTCTCTAACAAGCTTGGCCAGGGAGGATTTGGATCTGTATATCTCGGAACACTCCCAGATGGCAGTCGCATTGCTGTCAAGAAACTGGAGAGCATAGGCCAGGGGAAGAAAGAATTCCGCTCTGAGGTGACGATAATTGGCAGCATCCACCACATCCATCTAGTTAAACTCCGAGGCTTCTGTGCTGAGGGGTCATACAGGCTTCTTGCGTATGAGTACATGGCGAAGGGGTCTCTGGAAAGGTGGATTTTCCGTACTAAAGAGGCCGACCCTCTTTTGGACTGGGATACAAGGTTTAACATTGCACTTGGAGCAGCAAAGGGATTGGCGTACCTCCATCAGGACTGTGAGTCGAAGATCATTCATTGCGATATCAAGCCTGAGAACTTTCTTCTTGATGACAACTTCCTTGTGAAGGTCTCTGACTTTGGCCTTGCCAAGTTGATGAGTAGGGAGCAGAGCCTTGTTTTCACAACGATGAGAGGCACGCGGGGCTATCTTGCGCCCGAGTGGATCACCAACTACGCCATATCAGAGAAGAGTGACGTGTACAGCTATGGGATGGTTCTGCTGGAGATAATTAGTGGGAGGAAAAACTTTGATCCCGTGGAAGGCTCAGAGAAAGCTCATTTCCCGTCCTTCGCTTTCAAGAAACTTGAGGAAGGTGATCTAAGTGAGATCTTCGATGCGAAGCTAAAGTACAGTGACAAGGATGAGCGATTGGAGATCGCGATCAAGGTTGCTCTGTGGTGCATCCAGGAGGATTTCTACCAGAGACCTTCCATGTCAAAGGTTGTCCAGATGCTTGAATGCGTCTGCGACGTGCCCCAGCCACCGGTCTCCTCACAAATTGGATATCGGCTCTATGCGAACGCGTTCAAATCGAGCAGCGAGGAGGGCATGTCGTCAGGGATGTCAGACTACAATAGTGAGGCTTTACTTTCAGCTGTGCGCCTCTCTGGTCCTAGATGATGGTGTGGATGTTGTGTATATCAGTGTTTGTAGCTAGGATGATGGTCTTCAGTTTTGGGGTAGAGCCTGTTGATTTTGTGATCATTTGTTCACGGTTAGTGTACATATGTTTATCATTATTATGTCAGGTGGTAACTTTTATAATAGCTTTTCTAGCTGAGGTTCCTTATCGAAattagtatttttttttctttcaaatctAGTTCTCTATAAGCTATAATTAATATCTCCAACTTTGACagtacatattataatcttctacgtgtttgttctctatatcgaaagtTCAAATATGAGTGGACGTTTGGACCGCTTCGNNNNNNNNNNNNNNNNNNNNNNNNNNNNNNNNNNNNNNNNNNNNNNNNNNNNNNNNNNNNNNNNNNNNNNNNNNNNNNNNNNNNNNNNNNNNNNNNNNNNCCATAGCAGtaggctagatggtcatcttctccttgttgtgcttcattgttggatcttgtgagctgcctaacatgatcaagatcatctatccgtaatactatatgttgtgtttgtctgggatccgatggatagagaatactatgttatggtgattatcaatctattgtttatgtgttgtttatgatcttgcatgctctccgttattagtagaggctcggccaagtttgtactcttaactccaagagggagtatttatgctcgatagtgggttcatgccttcattgacacccgggacgatggatgtaaagttctaaggttgtgatgtgtcgttgccactagggataaaacattgattctatgtctaaggatgtagttgtcgattacattacgcaccatacttaatgcaattgtccatgttgcttagcaacttaataccgaatggggttcggatgataacctcgaaggtggactttttaggcatagatgcagcttggatggcggtctcgtgtactttgtcgtaatgcccaattaaatctcactatatttatcatatcatgtatatgcattgttatgcctttctctatttgtcaattgcccgatcgtaatttgttcacccaacatgcttttatcttatgggagagacacctctagtgaactatggaccccggtcctattctttacatagcatacaatctactgcaattgtgttttactgtttccttgcaaacaatcatcttccacacaatacggttaatcctttgttacagcaagccggtgagattgacaacctcactgtttcgttggggcaaagtactttggttttgttgtgcaggttccacgttggcgccgaaatccctggtgttgcgccgcatcacatttcgcgaccatcaaccttcaacgtgcttcttggctcctactggttcgattaaaccttggtttcatactgagggaaacttgcttctatacgcatcataccttccacttggggttcccaacggacgtgtgcatctacgcgtatcaagcgaccatgattgcctgtcaatattgaacaaacctggctggggaagagggatttccttctcatccccgtcagcaaacaacattctatagaccatattatctatagtggaatcagtagtaacaaaatgatgactcttcatagcagcaatatcaagtctcctaggggtttatggcacatcattagaatcaagagggagtcttaaatgtgttaaaatgcggagtgcaatagttcctccaaaaataggccccctgctagacaggcggcgagcaataagagaaccaagatgataaagtGTCGGTCCGAGTAAGTGCAGCATtcgagaaagcaagatgatagctagagaTATTGCTAGTattttccctaccaagaatgctagtagcaatgtaatatgcaaaatatttaatggcgggaagttgaatgtttcttatcttcccgcgctgaatggtgcggcaatcatcttcggtgatccctcgatagagctccaacaggtcccgggggttgtcatcaatcctcctttgcTGTACCTcacggggcaatatccaatgcacggcaaaattcttccaattccatagtaacaggattaccatagatcttgaatgcaactgtcggctcatattgcgtgttgtggaacttgaagctctcaacgaaaattttggtgagcatgtagtattgctccctttcatctcccacgtaggtggctaagcccgccctgttgacaagggtgaagaaatcatccaatatccccgcATTTGtcgagaaaatcataacatgggaaggatgaagcattaggagccccattgtcctcctcgagcgcgaagctaggcgcgatgatatcctcattgtaggatcgcctaatcTGAGTGGATGCCCTCgagggcctaccggtgctggttgttcccttcttgaacaattctccaaatttgaatttcttcatcttccttttctgaaattttcaacaaccattataaaatttgatttcaaggtatataattgaggggaactactataggaacttgctagagtactaaacatgcatcaaaactagtttctaccacttagaacaagcatgcaagctcactaaacatgttatctacagcaacaaaatattcaagatatacttaaccaaacaaaattctaattggacaatcaaaggagtcacataccaaggagcaaatgtgccaaatttcagatagaaatctaggctgagcaaggagatcgagaaatcgcgagttcttgagcagaaacgcgagtgagaggaacttggtgcgagttttttcgggagagagaagagcatgggaggaagagatgctgaagtggggcaaggaggggcccacaccacagggtggcgcgcccccctccttggccgcgccggctggtggggtggccccctggggtgccccacaggtcatcctctggtgctcccagatgcctcttcgaaagataggaccaacggtataatttttgtaaatttttgaaaacttcgaaaaatgcacatttctgggtgttaaattaattattaccgcgcaggaaaatgatttccaaaatcttaaacaactaaagcatattgcaaaacaaaaggtgctacagcaagtaaaacaaatggagggagaaagaaagaaagaaatgttgtttagctctcttatgcattaaaatatacttgttaacaaggttgatgaagtcttgctaccaaataaattgtatatgacataagaagaaataaacctcaaatcaatcatgttaccttatattgaattgatatggatccaatcacaagggtttgatattcttctttaggctcatatatagggcaatcaatggatcccactttgatagttttcacattaaaaattgtattaactccatatactttatcaatcctcttgggaaaatagacgagtatgttccttatcatcaacattgaaagtaaccatgcctttattgcaatcaataacagcctctcgcagtattaagaaagggtcttccaagaataatggacatattatcatcttcgagcatttccaacacaacaaaatcagttaatatcaagcaatgttgagtaacttgaacaggaacattttcacatacaccaacaggaatagcgatagatttatcgaccatttgcaaagatatatcggttggtattaacttatctaaatcaagtctcttataaagagaaaaaggcattacactaactcccgctcccaaatcacatagagcagttctaacataattattcttgatggaacaaggaatagtcggtatacctgggtctccaagcttctttggaatcttaccactgaaggagtaattagcgagcatagtggaaatctcctcattgggaattttccttttgttagagacaatatctttcatatactttgaataaggaggcaatttaatagcatcagtcaaagggatttgcaaaaataaaggtttcatccaatcacaaaatttattataatgttcctcctcctttgattttagtttcttagcaggaaaaggcattggcttttgaacccaaggttctctttcattaccatgtttctcagcaataaaatcttctttagtgtactttttatttttagcatgctttttaggttcttcttcaacctcttctttatcaggagtatcatccttatcattatctttatcatgttcattaccactttcggtttcaaagcatcgaaatagaaatactattaggatcattaacgagttcgagaggattctacaacattcttatgtttctttttctttttcttagatggagcactagttttaattagttgagaatcttgttcaactctcttgggatgcccttcaggatatagaggatcctgggtagaaacaccacctctagttgttacttcataagcatgttttctttagaattatttcccaac contains the following coding sequences:
- the LOC124685324 gene encoding G-type lectin S-receptor-like serine/threonine-protein kinase SD2-5; this encodes MTGWFLKIGNQKGSSFTRMKACSKRCSSSLCFILLWMLVLPNLWITCSGSIQKNVLLPGFSASEMGYIDNNGIFLLSNGSVFGFGFVTSSVSESTSYLLAVVHLGSTTVVWTANANSPVSHSDSFEFDKDGNAYLQSAGSTVWTANVSGKGASMQLLDSGNLVVLGNDNSSPLWQSFNYPTNTLLSGQSFTEGMTLVSQSTRQNMSYTLQIKSGDMMLYAGFQNPQQYWSAWQDSQLIVNKNGDIYSASLNSTSWHFYDQSGSLLSQLLMPQQGVANTTFAAVLGGDGSIAFYMLQSGSGKTTLPKAIPQDSCDMPTQCKPYSICNSGTGCQCPSALGSFSNCDPGLISPCKSKEIFQLAQLDSGVGYVGTSFTSPVAKTNITGCKNSCMGNCSCIAMFFDQKSGNCFLFSQIGSLQQSGNETDFASFIKVSSSGSGRSGDGSGIHTVIIVVIIVGTLAVIGVLVYAGFFIYRRRRYPSFAQDEAGSSEDDGYLQTISGAPVRFTYRELQDATNNFSNKLGQGGFGSVYLGTLPDGSRIAVKKLESIGQGKKEFRSEVTIIGSIHHIHLVKLRGFCAEGSYRLLAYEYMAKGSLERWIFRTKEADPLLDWDTRFNIALGAAKGLAYLHQDCESKIIHCDIKPENFLLDDNFLVKVSDFGLAKLMSREQSLVFTTMRGTRGYLAPEWITNYAISEKSDVYSYGMVLLEIISGRKNFDPVEGSEKAHFPSFAFKKLEEGDLSEIFDAKLKYSDKDERLEIAIKVALWCIQEDFYQRPSMSKVVQMLECVCDVPQPPVSSQIGYRLYANAFKSSSEEGMSSGMSDYNSEALLSAVRLSGPR